A part of Halobaculum sp. MBLA0143 genomic DNA contains:
- the purQ gene encoding phosphoribosylformylglycinamidine synthase I: MTVAVVQFGGSNCDRDAVRALSHLGVDARLVWHDDGLAAGAGVDEPTDLDGVVLPGGFSYGDYLRAGAIAARTPILAEVQEAATAGVPVLGVCNGAQVGAESGLVAGAFTTNASARFQCEHVHLRVERADTPWTAAYDAGEVIEVPIAHAEGRFVADDETAARLAEENRVLFRYCEPDGSVTDAANPNGSRDNVAGVLGERDTVAVTMPHPERATLPDIGGTDGQGVLRAFA, encoded by the coding sequence GTGACGGTCGCGGTCGTCCAGTTCGGCGGGTCGAACTGCGACAGGGACGCCGTCCGGGCGCTGTCGCACCTGGGCGTCGACGCGCGGCTCGTCTGGCACGACGACGGGCTCGCGGCCGGCGCGGGCGTCGACGAACCGACGGATCTGGACGGGGTCGTGCTCCCGGGAGGGTTCTCCTACGGCGACTACCTCCGGGCGGGCGCCATCGCGGCCCGGACGCCGATCCTCGCGGAGGTGCAGGAGGCCGCGACCGCCGGGGTGCCCGTCCTCGGGGTGTGTAACGGCGCGCAGGTCGGTGCGGAGTCCGGGCTCGTCGCCGGCGCGTTCACGACGAACGCCTCCGCCCGGTTCCAGTGTGAGCACGTCCACCTCCGGGTGGAGCGGGCGGACACCCCGTGGACGGCCGCGTACGACGCGGGCGAGGTGATCGAGGTGCCCATCGCTCACGCGGAAGGGCGGTTCGTCGCCGACGACGAGACCGCCGCGCGGCTCGCCGAGGAGAACCGGGTCCTGTTCCGGTACTGCGAGCCGGACGGGAGCGTCACGGACGCCGCGAACCCCAACGGCTCGCGAGACAACGTCGCGGGCGTGCTGGGCGAGCGGGACACCGTCGCGGTGACGATGCCGCACCCAGAGCGGGCGACGCTGCCCGATATCGGCGGCACGGACGGGCAGGGTGTGCTCCGGGCGTTCGCGTAG
- the purS gene encoding phosphoribosylformylglycinamidine synthase subunit PurS, with the protein MTAYTATVTVAPKTGVLDPEAETTQQALERLGFELETLRSADRYEVDVEAASADAAADRAAEMAERLLANPTIHDYEVEVTERESAEEIVDAETPDTEAGQ; encoded by the coding sequence ATGACCGCGTACACGGCGACTGTCACCGTCGCGCCGAAGACCGGCGTGTTGGACCCGGAGGCGGAGACGACACAGCAGGCGCTCGAACGGCTCGGCTTCGAGCTGGAGACGCTGCGGTCGGCCGACCGCTACGAGGTGGACGTAGAGGCGGCGTCGGCCGACGCCGCGGCCGACCGCGCCGCGGAGATGGCCGAGCGACTGCTGGCCAACCCGACGATCCACGACTACGAGGTCGAGGTGACCGAGCGGGAGTCGGCAGAGGAGATCGTCGACGCGGAGACTCCCGACACGGAGGCGGGCCAGTGA
- a CDS encoding digeranylgeranylglycerophospholipid reductase: MSEQYDVVVAGAGPAGGQCARDLAARNYDVLLLEAEGEDEFPAGSNKSTAGTFPSTMSSFGIPDDVVMNYTDDVVLESPNDHYVREQTGAVLEFAEYKQWLVADARADGADVRFDARATEPIRDNGRAVGVRYNGNEEVFADVVIDATGPAAPLARKLDVCDLERERQAIGVEYELRGIDVDHPGYADLTDAMMLRLDHDLAPGGYSWVFHTGGDEAKVGVCYIQNQSHRENARDDFRIDDYLQYWIDEDPRFADAERIEGKQHRGSAHIQRPDKLSTGGFMAIGDTVPTIDPLWGEGIAKCMRSARAAAATVDSALTGEPDTSADRMSVYDDLWHSDVAPNARKRLLMTELLYRGSNDRYDRLMRDLNRAATDTLQRANEGSVRAMLNLLTFDDVPLVAGLARDLLDDAIPGVSLS, from the coding sequence ATGTCCGAACAATACGATGTCGTGGTCGCCGGTGCCGGGCCAGCGGGTGGCCAGTGTGCCCGCGATCTCGCGGCGCGAAACTACGACGTACTGCTCCTCGAGGCCGAAGGCGAAGACGAGTTCCCGGCCGGCAGCAACAAGTCCACCGCCGGAACGTTCCCGTCCACCATGTCGTCGTTCGGCATCCCCGACGACGTCGTGATGAACTACACCGACGACGTCGTCTTGGAGTCGCCGAACGACCACTACGTCCGTGAGCAGACGGGTGCGGTGCTGGAGTTCGCCGAGTACAAACAGTGGCTCGTCGCCGACGCCCGCGCAGACGGCGCCGACGTGCGGTTCGACGCCCGGGCGACGGAGCCGATCCGCGACAACGGTCGCGCGGTCGGTGTCCGGTACAACGGCAACGAGGAGGTGTTCGCGGACGTGGTGATCGACGCCACCGGTCCCGCGGCGCCGCTGGCCCGCAAGCTCGACGTGTGCGACCTGGAACGCGAGCGCCAGGCGATCGGCGTGGAGTACGAGCTCCGCGGCATCGACGTGGACCACCCGGGGTACGCCGATCTGACGGACGCGATGATGCTCCGGCTGGACCACGACCTCGCCCCCGGCGGCTACTCGTGGGTGTTCCACACCGGCGGCGACGAGGCGAAGGTCGGCGTCTGTTACATCCAGAACCAGAGCCACCGCGAGAACGCCCGCGACGACTTCCGGATCGACGACTACCTCCAGTACTGGATCGACGAGGACCCCCGTTTCGCGGACGCCGAACGGATCGAGGGGAAGCAACACCGCGGCTCCGCCCACATCCAACGCCCCGACAAGCTGTCGACGGGCGGGTTCATGGCCATCGGCGACACCGTCCCGACCATCGACCCGCTGTGGGGCGAGGGGATCGCCAAGTGCATGCGGTCGGCGCGCGCCGCGGCCGCGACCGTCGACAGCGCGCTCACCGGGGAGCCGGACACGTCCGCCGACAGAATGAGCGTCTACGACGACCTCTGGCACTCCGACGTGGCGCCCAACGCCCGCAAGCGGCTCCTGATGACGGAACTACTGTATCGTGGCTCCAACGACCGGTACGACCGGCTGATGCGGGACCTGAACCGCGCCGCGACCGACACCCTCCAGCGCGCGAACGAGGGGAGTGTCCGCGCCATGCTGAACCTACTCACGTTCGACGACGTGCCGCTCGTCGCTGGGCTGGCGCGTGACCTCCTGGACGACGCGATTCCGGGCGTCTCGTTGTCCTGA
- a CDS encoding CDP-2,3-bis-(O-geranylgeranyl)-sn-glycerol synthase: protein MLLSVVAGALWAMLPAYVPNNAAVLAGGGRPIDGGRTLGDRRLLGDGKTWRGTAAGTLAGVTLAVGLNAVAGLVGDATGVRLPTFPLVAAFGLSVGAMVGDVAASFLKRRSGRQRGAAFPGLDQLDFVVGALVCGFLLAPTWFRVTFTLPRLAVVAVATPALHVGTNVVAYRLGLKDEPW from the coding sequence ATGCTGCTCTCGGTCGTCGCCGGCGCCCTGTGGGCGATGCTGCCCGCGTACGTCCCGAACAACGCCGCCGTGCTCGCCGGCGGCGGTCGCCCCATCGACGGCGGCCGAACGCTCGGTGACCGACGGCTGCTGGGCGACGGGAAGACGTGGCGCGGCACCGCCGCCGGAACGCTCGCGGGCGTCACACTGGCCGTCGGGCTGAACGCCGTCGCCGGCCTCGTCGGCGACGCCACGGGCGTCCGACTCCCGACGTTTCCGCTCGTCGCCGCGTTCGGGCTCTCCGTCGGCGCGATGGTCGGCGACGTGGCCGCCTCGTTCCTGAAGCGACGCAGCGGGCGACAGCGCGGGGCCGCCTTCCCCGGGCTCGACCAGTTGGACTTCGTCGTCGGTGCGCTCGTCTGCGGGTTCCTGTTGGCCCCGACGTGGTTCCGAGTGACGTTCACGCTCCCGCGGCTGGCTGTCGTCGCCGTCGCCACGCCCGCGCTCCACGTCGGGACGAACGTGGTCGCCTACCGACTCGGTCTGAAAGACGAGCCGTGGTAG
- a CDS encoding BGTF surface domain-containing protein, protein MPSTRRALVSTAVVVLLSLALVAPPAVGTHGDHDDSTASDIDLTQEMYVTERGGVSTFTATGIDGTARFEIGDANTGYRVVLVANDTDGDGRVAVRFDTYRSPDGAAAYTVVGDDEAVSFKVVDGVSRVLTSATYDVVVRGDGDPTISAFIVEERSPELRTLTAPAADDLTTREAIQTGLQTNASDCRAPVSCDPAVTRTTTVAHGDQLVVAYDDPVVGRVLATQNTTVAGFSTENATTQFLAAVETGGLTFDLRATGDDETALESRLGTNNTRVVPDRANGTHYLVVNTTRLLAEPTADTTLTMRAGAAPDRMGNATATGNVTLVPPSARLVTETVPSVDEPTLTATTNLAPGTDLRLLVRTRDDASRLFIKSEEVTTGPDGRVRGTLDVDLSESEPGDRFTVRPIRPPVADDLFDTEVVVQSTTPTPTPTPTATPTPTPTPTPTPVATRTPTQTPEPTTVTDVPTPGLGAVVALLALLAAVGLARRR, encoded by the coding sequence GTGCCCTCCACCCGACGAGCACTCGTCTCGACAGCGGTAGTGGTACTGCTCTCGCTCGCTCTCGTCGCCCCGCCCGCGGTCGGCACCCACGGCGACCACGACGACTCGACGGCGAGCGACATCGACCTCACACAGGAGATGTACGTGACGGAGCGCGGGGGCGTCTCCACGTTCACCGCGACCGGCATCGACGGCACCGCCAGGTTCGAGATTGGCGACGCGAACACCGGCTACCGTGTCGTCCTCGTTGCGAACGACACGGACGGGGACGGCCGGGTGGCCGTTCGGTTCGACACCTACCGGAGCCCGGACGGCGCCGCCGCCTACACCGTCGTCGGCGACGACGAAGCGGTCTCGTTCAAGGTGGTGGACGGGGTCTCCCGCGTTCTCACCTCGGCCACATACGACGTGGTCGTCCGGGGAGACGGCGACCCGACGATCTCGGCGTTCATCGTCGAGGAACGCAGCCCGGAACTACGGACGCTGACGGCCCCGGCCGCGGACGACCTGACGACCCGCGAGGCGATCCAGACGGGGCTCCAGACGAACGCGAGCGACTGTCGAGCCCCAGTGTCGTGTGACCCGGCGGTGACTCGGACGACGACGGTCGCACACGGCGACCAGCTCGTGGTCGCGTACGACGACCCCGTCGTCGGCAGGGTGCTGGCGACTCAGAACACGACCGTGGCCGGGTTCTCGACGGAGAACGCGACGACACAGTTCCTCGCGGCCGTCGAGACCGGGGGTCTGACGTTCGACCTCCGAGCGACCGGCGACGACGAGACGGCGCTCGAGTCTCGTCTCGGGACGAACAACACACGCGTCGTCCCCGACCGCGCGAACGGCACTCACTACCTCGTCGTGAACACGACCCGTCTGCTCGCGGAGCCGACGGCCGACACGACGCTGACGATGCGGGCGGGAGCGGCTCCGGACCGAATGGGCAACGCGACGGCGACGGGGAACGTGACGCTCGTGCCCCCGTCGGCGCGTCTGGTCACGGAGACCGTTCCGTCGGTGGACGAGCCGACGCTCACCGCCACGACCAACCTCGCGCCGGGGACGGACCTGCGTCTGCTGGTCCGGACGAGGGACGACGCGAGTCGGCTGTTCATCAAGTCGGAGGAGGTGACGACCGGGCCCGACGGCCGCGTCCGGGGGACGCTCGACGTCGACCTCTCCGAGTCCGAGCCGGGCGACCGGTTCACCGTCCGTCCGATCCGGCCGCCGGTCGCGGACGACCTGTTCGACACCGAGGTAGTCGTCCAGTCGACGACACCGACACCGACACCGACGCCGACGGCAACGCCAACTCCGACACCGACACCGACGCCGACGCCGGTGGCGACGCGGACACCGACCCAGACACCCGAACCGACTACGGTGACGGACGTGCCGACGCCGGGGCTCGGCGCGGTCGTCGCGCTCCTGGCGCTCCTGGCGGCGGTCGGACTGGCACGACGGCGGTAG
- the pyrE gene encoding orotate phosphoribosyltransferase, with product MDTTRLVGALTDADAVRFGEFELSHGGTSDYYVDKYRFETDPTALSLIAEAFAERLSGEHLAGVALGAVPLVAATAVETDTPYVVVRKSAKEYGTGNRIEGELPDGEVVVLEDVATTGQSASDAVEALRAAGATVERVLVVVDRQEGATERLDEADVRLESLLTAEELLAER from the coding sequence ATGGACACCACGCGACTCGTGGGGGCGTTGACCGACGCGGACGCCGTCCGTTTCGGGGAGTTCGAACTCTCACACGGCGGGACGAGCGACTACTACGTCGACAAGTACCGGTTCGAGACGGATCCGACGGCGCTGTCGCTGATCGCCGAGGCGTTCGCCGAGCGACTGTCGGGTGAACACCTCGCGGGCGTTGCGCTGGGTGCGGTGCCGCTCGTCGCCGCGACCGCAGTCGAGACGGACACCCCGTACGTCGTCGTCCGCAAGTCCGCCAAGGAGTACGGCACCGGCAACCGGATCGAGGGCGAGCTCCCGGACGGAGAGGTGGTGGTGCTGGAGGACGTTGCGACGACCGGCCAGTCGGCGTCGGACGCCGTCGAGGCGCTGCGAGCGGCCGGCGCGACCGTCGAGCGCGTCCTGGTCGTCGTCGACAGACAGGAGGGGGCGACGGAACGACTGGACGAGGCAGACGTGCGGCTGGAGTCGTTGCTCACCGCAGAGGAACTGCTGGCAGAGCGGTAG